The genomic window GGATgtgtgggaattttggggcgcCGTGAccgggttttgggggtcccacccCCTCTCCTGAGACCCCCGacccccaatttttccccccagcaCGGCTCCCTGAACCGGTACCACCACAGCCACCCGCTGCGGGAGCGCGCCCGCAAGCTCTCCCAGGGCATCCTCGTCATCAGGTGGGCACACCAGGGGCCGGggccccccaaaaacaccccccgagcccccccaaaaacccctcctGACCCTCCatgagaccccaaaattcccctgacaccccacacacacacaaaaccccaaaattccccctcatTTCTGGGTCCCCGAAACGTCCCTGGGGATGGCACTGACCCCCACcgccccaaaaaaaacccaaaatgccccccaaaaaaaaagcccaaaccctCCCTGACCCCCCCCCCTCAACTCCCCCTGaacccccccaaaccaccctgaCCCCTCAAAACCCAccctgacccccccccccaaaaaaaaccccaaacccaccctgatCCCTCAAAACCCACCctgacccccccaaaaaacccccaaacccaccctgacCCCTCAAAACCCACCCTGACCCCCCccagaaaaaacctcaaaacctccccaaaaaaccccaaacccaccctgatCCCTCAAAACCCACCctgacccccccaaaaaaaaaacccaaacccaccctgacCCCTCAAAACCCACCctgacccccccccaaaaaaaccccaaaacccccccaaaaaacccaccctgaccccccccaaaaaaccccaaacccaccctgacCCCTCAAAACCCACCctgaccccccaaaaaaaaaaaaaacccaaacccccccaaaaaaccccaaacccactctGACCCCTCAAAACCCACCctgacccccccccaaaaaaaaaccccaaacccactctGACCCCTCAAAACCCACCctgaccccccccaaaaaaaaccccaaacccaccctgacccctcaaaacccccttgaaacccccccccaaatcctccccaaacccctcaaaaaactccccccccaaaaaaaaccccaaacccctccaaaaccccccccccaaaccctccctgaacccccaaaccccctccctcaTTTTTTGGgcccccaaaatgtccctgggggtggcactgatgcccccaaacccctctgatccccccaaaacccccccaaaaccaccccaaaatccctgcaaAACACCCTAAAACtgcccccaaaaaacccccaaaaaatctccaaaaatccccccaaacccattcccagcacccccaaactcgtgaacacccccaaaccccccctgaccccccaaaacccctccccaggcccctcaaaagcccccaaaacccctccccataaaccccccaaaaccccaaaattccccccccaaaaaaaaaaacaaccaaaaaaaaaaccccaaaaaatctccaaaaatcccccaaacccatTCCCAGCACCCCCAATCTCCtgaacacccccaaaccccccctgaccccccaaaacccctccccacaaaccccccaaaattccccccaaaaccccaaaattcgccccccccaaaaaaaaaccccccaaaaaatctccaaaaatcccccaaacccattcccagcacccccaaactcctggacacccccaaacccccccctgaccccccccccaaaaaacaaccccccCAGGTTCGAGATGCCCTTCAACATCTGGTGCGACGGCTGCCAGAACCACATCGGCATGGGTGAGCCCCcgccccattttggggggggttttgggggtcccaaagGGCTTTTGGGGCTCCCCAGATGTGGGGGGGGGTTGGTCTGAgcccccccaattccccccccccccccccaggtgtcAGGTACAACGCTGAGAAGAAGAAGGTGGGGAATTATTACACCACGCCCGTGTACaggtgaggttttgggggggcatttggggagtCTGGGGGTGCCCAGGAGTTGGGGGGGGGTGCtgggcaggaatttggggggggggggggatttctgggaaggttttgggggttttttttgagaggGGGggggggctggaactggatttttggggattttttaaattttttggtattttttggggggggctggaactggatttttggggattttttttttttattttttggtattttggggggggggctgggtgtgtgtgtgtgtgtgggggggatttctgggaaggttttgggggttttttttgaggggggggggctggaactggatttttggggatttttttaattttttggtattttttggggggggctggaactggatttttggggatttttttaattttttggtgCTGGaactggatttttggggatttttttttttaattttttggtatttttggggggggcgctgggtgtgtgtgtgtgtgggggggggatttctgggaaggttttggggtttttttttgaggggggggggctggaactggatttttgggattttttttttaattttttttttttgtatttttggggggggctgtgtgtgtgggggggggggggggggtttggggaccccccccccccttcccccctcaACCCAGGGGACATTTTGGgcacccctgtgcccccccccaGGTTCAGGATGAAGTGCCACCTGTGCGTGAATTACATCGAGCTGCAGACGGACCCCGGGAACTGCGACTACGTCATCGTCAGCGGGGCCCGGCGCAAGGAGGAGCGCTGGGAGCCCGGGGACGGCGAGCAGGTGCTGCCCTCCTGTGAGTCCAGTATGgcccagtatggaccagtatggccCAGTATGGCCCTGTGAGCCCTGCCTGTCCATCCCAGTGagcccagtccctcccagtccatcccagtgccccagggAGCTGTTCATGGTGCTGGGAGCCCGGGGACGGCGAGCAGGTGCTGCCCTCCTGTGAGTCCAGTATGgcccagtatggaccagtatggccCAGTgatccctcccagtccatcccagtgagcccagtccatcccagtccatcccagtgagcccagtccatcccagtccatcccagtgccccagggAGCTGTTCATGGTGCTGGGAGCCCGGGGACGGCGAGCAGGTGCTGCCCTCCTGTGAGTCCAGTATGgcccagtatggaccagtaacCTTCTACAGTCCCAGTGTCACAATCCCAGTGagcccagtccatcccagtgcatcccagtgcatcccagtccatcccagtgccccattGCTGGCGCTGGGAGCCCGGGGACAGCGAGCAGGTGCTGCCCTCCTGTGAGTCCAGTATGGCCCAGTATGGCCCAGTATGGCCCAGTgatccctcccagtccatcccagtgagcccagtccatcccagtccatcccagtgagcccagtccatcccagtccatcccagtgccccagggAGCTGTTCATGGTGCTGGGAGCCCGGGGACAGCGAGCAGGTGCTGCCCTCCTGTGAGTCCAGTATGGCCCAGTATGGCCCAGTATGGCCCTGTGATCCCTGCctgtccatcccagtccatcccagtccatcccagtgccccattGCTGGCGctgggagcctggggacagcgaGCAGGTGCTGCCCTCCTGTGAGTCCCAGTATGGCCCAGTATGGCCCAGTATGGCCCAGTATGGCCCTGTGAGCCCTGCCTGTCCATCCCAGTGagcccagtccatcccagtccatcccagtccatcccagtgcatcccagtccatcccagtccatcccagtgccccattGCTGGCGCTGGGAGCCCGGGGACAGCGAGCAGGTGCTGCCCTCCTGTGAGTCCCAGTATGGCCCAGTATGGCCCAGTATGGCCCAGTATGGCCCTGTGAGCCCTGccagtccctgtcccagtgtccccagtccctcccagtccctcccagtccttcccagtatcCCCATTACAGattttccccagccccagagcgGCAGCAGCGCCTGGCCACGGACGCCATGTTCCGCCTGGAGCACGGAGTGTgtcacccccagtgtccccagtccctcccagtccctcccagtatccccattACAGattttccccagccccagagcgGCGGCAGCGCCTGGCCACGGACGCCATGTTCCGCCTGGAGCACGGCGTGTCGGACCGGGGGGCCCTGGAGCGCGTCGCGCCCACCCTGACGCGGCTGCAGGAGGCTCAGAGCGCCTGGAAGGACGACTTTGGCCTCAACAGCCGCCTCAGGAGGAGGTTCCGGGTCAGTGCGGGGCTCCGGGCACCCCAAAGTACCCTAAAAGCACCCTGAAAAACCTCCACAAAATTCCATCAAAAGCGTCCCCTAAATCCCCTGAAAAAACCTCCACAAAATTCCAtaaaaaacctccccaaaattccctaaaaaaccTCCCCTAAATCCCCGAAAAATCTCCTATAAATCATCCCCTAAATACCCTagaaaacctccccaaaattccataaaaaacctccccaaaatccccgaaaaATCTCCTATAAATCATCCCCTAAATACTCTAAAAAACCTCcacaaaatcccctaaaaaaccTCTCCTGAATCCCCTAAAAAACCTCTCCTGAATCCCCTAGAAAACCTCCACGAGATCCCCTAAAAAACCtctcctaaatccccaaaaaaatctcctaTAAATCATCCCCTAAATACCCTTAAAACaccccctaaatcccctaaaaaacctccacaaaatcccctaaaaaacctccccaaaattccctaaaaaacctccccaaaatccccgaaaaATCTCCTATAAATCATCCCCTAAATACCCTAAAAAACCTCTAAAAAACCTCCACTAAACCCCCTAAAAAACCTCtcctaaatcccctaaaaaaacctctcctaaatccccaaaatatctccTATAAATAATTCCCTAAATACCCTTAAAACaccccctaaatcccctaaaaaacctccacaaaatcccctaaaaaaccTCCACTAAATCCCTGAAAAATCTCCTATAAATCACCCCCTAAATACCCTAAAAAACCTTCCCTAAATCCCCTTAATATCTCCTGAAAACCTTTCCTAAATCATCCCCTAAATATTCCCTAAAAAGtccccctaaatcccctaaaaaaCCTCCACTAAATCCCCGAAAAATCTCCTATAAATCATCCACTAAATATCCTAAAAAACACCCCCTAAATGCCCTAAAAAGCTCCCCAAGATCCCATAAAAAAACCTCCTCCACATCCCCTaaaaaacttcccaaaattccttaaaaacaccctgaaaaaCCTCCACAAAATTCCCTCAAACACACCCCTAAATCACCTAAAAACTTCCTGTAAATCACCTCCTCAAGTCCCTAAAAAACCTCCCCTAAATATTCCCTAAAAACtccccctaaatcccctaaatatccccccaaaaacctcccataatcacccccaaaataccctaaaaaaactcccaaaaattcTCTCAAAACCTCCCCTAAATCCTctaaaaaacccccccaaaattcctttaaaaaactCCCCTAAAAACCTCCCCCAAATAATAATCATTGCCTAAACCCCCTAAAAAActtcctcaaaattccccccaaaaaaaaactattttaaaccccctaaaacccccctAAATCACCCCTAAAAATCCCCTAAACCCCCCCCTCCAAATCCCCCTTGCCGACTCCAGcacacccaaaaaaaaaaaccccaaaaacccaaaaacccctaCAAAATAcgcccccccaaaaaaaaacccataaaaacacccaggagaaaaaaaaaaaaaaaaaaaaaaaaaaaaaaagcccaaaaactCTCCAAAAAACGCCccaagaaaaaccaaaaaaaaaaaaaccccaa from Ammospiza caudacuta isolate bAmmCau1 chromosome 29, bAmmCau1.pri, whole genome shotgun sequence includes these protein-coding regions:
- the YJU2B gene encoding probable splicing factor YJU2B — translated: MGERKGTNKYYPPDFDPAKHGSLNRYHHSHPLRERARKLSQGILVIRFEMPFNIWCDGCQNHIGMGVRYNAEKKKVGNYYTTPVYRFRMKCHLCVNYIELQTDPGNCDYVIVSGARRKEERWEPGDGEQVLPSSPERRQRLATDAMFRLEHGVSDRGALERVAPTLTRLQEAQSAWKDDFGLNSRLRRRFREEKRTLREEEEEAAALARKAGLSIPLLREEEEDRRLAALLSLRAPDSYEQRQRLKRSEISQRSWFGPGTSRTPPQKLGLGASRTPPGPPPTPAGLGIVRRGAGTPRDPPQDGGNPRDPPQDGGTPPQTEGTPPQIGGTPRDPPLCRSPGPPPG